In Arcobacter sp. CECT 8983, the DNA window TTTTCATAGGGAATATTACTATAAATTGCAAATAGCTTTATAAATAACTCTTTTTTATTTTTATCTAAATATCTTGAATCAATTGAGGCTTTATATATTTTTTTAGAACTTGTAATTTTAAAGTTATCAGCACTAATTATTTCACCTCTAACTGAAAGCTCCTTTTTTGAAGTTTCTAGTCTAGGTAAATCTCTTTCATTATTAATTGTAAAATATACTGAAGTAATTAATATAATAATTAAAAAAAGTATGAAAAAAAATAGAATTACAATTTTCTTAATTTTGTTATCATTATCGTTAAGTTTTGAAGACATATTTATCCATAATATAATATAATAGCGAATGCATTCTAACAAAAATCAAATTAAAAATAATAGAGTTTATCAAGCTGATTATGTACTATTTCTACTTGTTTCACTACTTATTATTACAAGTATCATATTCTCATACTCTTTAAGCGTGTATACAGTACAGTATTATGAGTATAGTCAATTTCATTTTTTTATAAGACAACTATTTGTTGGAGTTGTTTCTATTCTTGTAATGTGGGTATTTTCTTTATTAAGTCCAGATAAAATTGTAAATAAACTTGGAATGTTTTTATTTATATCATTTTTTATACTTATGGCAATAATGCCTTTTTTACCATCTTCTTTAGTAACTGCATCAGGTGGAGCTAATAGATGGATTAGATTACCTGGATTTTCCTTATCTCCTGTAGAATTTTTTAAAATAGGATTTATATATTTTCTTTCTTGGTCATTTCATAGAAGATTAATTGAAATACCAAAAAAAATTACACTTAAAGAAGAGTTTATTCTTCTACTACCATACTTTTTTAGTTTTATTATTATTGTCTTTATAATTGCATTTTTACAAAAGGATTTAGGACAAGTTGTATTGCTTGGTGGAATTTTGTTTATTCTTTTAATCTTTGCAAATAGATCATATAAAGTTTTTGTTACATTAGGTTTAGTAGGATTATTGGCTCTTGTTGGATTAATTCTTGCAGCACCACATAGAATACAAAGAATTTTCTCTTGGTGGGCAATGGTACAAGATGGAATTCTTATGGTTTTACCTTCATGGGCAGATAAATATTTAAGAATTGAAGATTTGCCAGAACCTTATCAAGTTTCCCATTCATTAAATGCAATGAATAATGGTGGTTTTTTTGGGCAAGGTATAGGACTAGGAGATATAAAGCTTGGTTTTTTATCTGAAGTGCATACGGACTTTGTTTTAGCAGGAGTTACAGAAGAAATAGGTTTTATAGGTTTAGTATTTATAACTGCTATTATGTTTTTAATAGTGCTTAGAATCTTTAAGATAAGTGGAAGAGTAGAGAATAAGATTTATCATCTATTTACTATTGGTGTAGCATTGATGATTATAATTGCATTTTTAATAAACTCTTATGGAATATCAGGGATGATTCCAATAAAAGGTATTGCTGTTCCACTTTTATCTTATGGTGGTTCTTCAATGTTATCAATGGCAATAGCTATTGGTATGGTATTATCTATTAGCAAATCAGTCGATATGAAAAAAAAGGTTAAATAATGAAAAAAAGTGTAGTAGTTACTGGTGGCGGAACTGGTGGACACTTAAAAGTAGCAGATGCTTTTATTGAAGAGTTTCATAAAAGAGGCTATAAGGTTATATTTATAGGTTCTGCAAATGGACAAGATCCTAATTGGTTTGAAGATGATAAAAGATTAAAAAAAGCAATATTTTTAGACACTAGAGGAGTTGTAAATAAAAATATATTTGGGAAAATCCAATCTTTAATGCAAATAGTTTCTCAAGTAAATAAGTGTAGAGCAATCTTTCAAAAATTTAAAGTATCTACAGTAGTTAGTGTAGGTGGTTTTTCAGCTGCACCTGCAACCTTAGCAGCTATTACAACAGTAGATTGTTATTTATTTATTCATGAGCAAAACTCAGTTATGGGTAAATTAAATGAAAAAACTGCACGATTTGCCTCAGAAGTTTACTCATCATTTTTAGTAGATTCTCCAATAAAAGATTATCCTGTTAGTGAAGAGTTCTTTGATAATGCAAGAATAAGAGATGAGTTAAAAACAGTTATTTTTTTAGGTGGTTCACAAGGGGCAAAAGCTATTAATGATTTTGCACTTAGTGTTGCTAAGGACTTAAAAAAATTAAATCTAAAAATTATTCATCAAACAGGTAAAAATGATTTTGATAGAGTAGAAAAAGAGTATAAAAAATTAGGAATAGAAGCTGATGTTTTTGCTTTTAGTGATGATTTAGCTTTAAAAATGGGTAAAGCAGATTTTGCAGTAAGTCGTTCAGGTGCTTCAACTTTATGGGAACTATGTGCAAACTCTTTACCTACGCTTTTTATCCCTTTTCCTTATGCAGCAAAAGATCATCAATATACAAATGCTAAATTTTTAGAAGATAAAGGTTTATGCTATGTATTAAGAGAAAATGAACTAAGCTCTGAGAAATTTATGAATATTTTAAAAAAAGATAATTATAGTATAAGTAAAAAGTTAGTTGACTCTATAAAGTATAATGCTATAGAGTCAATCGTTGATGATATGTTAGGCAAAGCTTAAAAGTAAAATACCAAAAACTATTCTATAGATTCCAAAGGCAACAAAAGTGAAGTTTTCTAGGAATTTTAAGAATAGTTTTATTGCTACAAATGCAACTAAGAATGATACTATAAAACCTATTGCAAGATTTATAAAGTTTCCTGCAATAAATAGTTCTTCATGATGTTTTAAAAGATCATATCCTGTTGTTGCACACATTACTGGAAATGCAAGTAAAAAAGAGAATTCAGCACTTGCTTTTCTATTTAACCCAACAAGCATAGCTCCTATAATAGAAGAACCTGCCCTTGATGTTCCAGGAATTAGTGCAAAAATTTGAGCAAGACCTATATATAGTGATTGTTTAAAAGAAATATCTTCTACATCAGAGGTTATATGTTTTGATTCATCATAAAACTTTTCTACAATTAAAAAAACAATACCACCGATTATAAACATCCAAGCAACTATTTGTATAGAAAACATTGCTTTTACTTGGTCTGAAAAAATAAAACCAATAGTTGCAATAGGTAAAAAAGCTATAAGAACTTTAGTCCAAAGATTAATATGGGAAAAAGTAAACTTTGAAGGATAGTTTAATACAACTGCTAAAATAGCAGCAAATTGAATAATTACTTCATATGCTTTATTTACATTTGTTTGATCTATTCCTAAAAATTCGCTTGCAACAATTAAGTGCCCAGTTGAAGAAATAGGCAAAAACTCCGTTAACCCTTCAATAATTCCTAAAATAAGTGAATCATATATTGTCATTATAAACTCTTTGTTAGTTGTAAAAATTTTTTGATGGCTCTTTTCTCTTTTATTCCAATATCATAATCTATCTTTTTCAGATATTCTGTTATTGCCTTTTTAGGAATGCCACTTCTTTTTGAATAACTTTCTAATATATATTGTGGAATATATATTTTTCTTTTATCAAATCTTTTTGTAACTTTTTTTAAGTACTTTTTATTTTTGTTAAAACATAAGGTTGCAAAAACAAAAGGTAAATTATATTTGTCTTGCCAAGCAAGAGCTAAATCGATAAAATCTTTATCCTTACTATCATGAAAATATTTTAAGGCTTTATCTCCAATTAAAACTTTCCCTTTTAATCCTAATACTTTAGCTAGAGCATTAGAAGTTTCACTTTGATAGTCTTCTTTTTCTTCTCCTGGAATCAAAATAACAGATTGTACATCAGCTCTTGCAATAATTCCAAAATCTAATCTTTTTTCACCCCTTGAAGCAATTGATGAGATAAAAGCAGAATCTACTTTTCTTTTTTTAAACTTTTTATTGATCACTGAAGGGTAAGATTTTTTGTACTCTATGATAGCTTTAACTTGATTGGACTTTATGTTTCTTTTTATATAAACATGAAATGGTAGTAAATTTATAAAATCTATTTTAGCAAATAACATTGATTTAGGTCATCCTAACTTAAATTAAATTTGATATAATACATAATATTTAGTAAATAAGGGGTTAAATATGGTTAAAGTAGAATTTCTTGGCCCAATAAATAAAGAAGCATTAAATGTTGAAATTTCTAATTTAAATGAGTTAAGTACATTATTAAAAGAAGATCAAGATGTTTCTAAGTGGTTAGAGACATGTGCAGTTGCTGTAAATGATACATTAGTTGCATCAAAAGATGTTGCTTTAAGTGATGGAGATAAAGTTTCATTATTGCCTCCTGTATGTGGTGGATGATTAATTAAATAAAAAGTGAATAAAGAATAATGAATAATAAAAAACTACAATTATTTGATGGAAAACTACCTGTTGAAGATATAACTAATGCTTGGTATGATGAATTTAAAAATTCTAACTATGGAGCAATTATAACTTTTGTTGGTGTTGTTAGAGATGAAAACTCAATTGATGGATTAAGTTTTGATATATATGAACCAATCTTAAACTCTTGGTTTGATTCATGGCAAGAAAAAGCAAATGAAAAAAATGCAATAGTTTTAATGGCTCACTCAAAGGGTGATGTTTTAAATCATGAAAGTTCATATATTGCAGCTGTTTGTTCTCCTAAAAGAAGAGTAGCTTTAGAGATGATTGATGAATTTGTAGAAGATTTTAAAGCACAAGCTCCAATCTGGAAATATGATATTATTGATGGAAAAAGAGTTTATGCAGAAGATAGAAGTACAAAAATTCAAGGTTCAGGTATTTTAAATTGAGTATCATAAAACAAAGAATTGATTTACATAATCATACTTCTTTATGCAATCATGCAAATGGAACTACAGAAGAGTATATAAAAAGAGCAATAGAAATTGGAATTGATGTTTTTGGTTTTTCAGACCATGCTCCTATGCCTTTTGATCCAAAATATAGAATGGATATATCTCAAAAAGAGTTTTATGAAAATGATGTAAAGTTCTTACAAAATAAATATAAAGATAAAATTGAGATACTTCTTGCTTACGAAGTAGATTTTATGCAAGATAAAAATCTTATGTTAGATGAAATTTTAAAAGCTGATGTTGATTATTTAATAGGTTCAGTACACTTTATTCAAGAAAAAAACAATAATCTTTGGGGCTTTGATAATCCTGAATTTATAGGTAAATATAAAGAGAAAAATATTGATGATATTTGGGCTGATTACTTTTCTGCAATTGAAGAACTTGCAAAATCAAGACTATTTGATATGGTAGGACATTTAGATTTAATAAAAGTATTTAAGTATCTTCCTAATAAAGATATCAAAATGATTGCAAAAAAAGCTATGCTAGAAATAAAAAAAGCAAATATGGTTTTAGAAATAAATGCAGCAGGATTAAGAAAACCAATAGCTCAGACTTATCCTTCAAAAGAGTTACTTGAATTAGCTTATGAACTTGATATTCCTATCGCTTTCTCTTCAGATGCACATGAGATAGAGCAAATAGGCTTTAAATATGATGAGGTAACTAAACTAGCAAAGGATATTGGTTATACAACTTGTATAAAATTTAAGTCTAGAGAAAAAATAGTAGTTAAATTTTAAACAAAATATATAGTTATTTGAATATAAAAAATATTACATTGTATATTTTTTATACAGTTTATTTATCTTAGATTTTTTTTATTTAGCTACAATAATTCATAACAATTTCAAGGAGTAATTATAATGGGAAAATTTGTTAACAACACTGAAGAGTTTTTCAAATTTTGTGAAGAGAATGAAGTTAAATTTGTTGACTTTAGATTCTCTGATCTTAAGGGTATGTGGCATCATTTAACTTATATGATGAATGCAGTTAGTGCAGATCAATTAGAAGGTGGTATGCCTTTTGATGGTTCATCTGTTGATGCATGGCAACCAATTAATAAATCAGATATGATTTTAAAGCCAGATGTAGAGACTGCTTTCTTAGATCCATTTACTGCTGATTCAACAATAATCGTATTTTGTGATGTTTATGATATTTATAAAGGTCAAATGTATGAAAAATGCCCAAGATCAATTGCTAAAAAATCATTAGAACATTTAGCTGACGCTGGAATTGGTGATGTTGCATATTTTGGACCTGAAAATGAATTCTTTATTTTTGATGATGTAAAAATTAGAGATGACATTAATGAGTCTTATTATAGAGTAGATTCAGAAGAGGGTTGTTGGTCAGATGATACTGATTATGAAATGGGTAATATGGGACACAGACCAAGAACTAAAGGTGGATACTTCCCAGTACAACCAACAGATTCAATGGTTGACTTAAGAGCTGAGATGATGCAAATCTTAGAGCAAGTTGGATTAGAAGTTGTTCTTGGACACCATGAAGTTGCTCAAGCACAAGGTGAAATCGGTATTGTATTTGGAGATTTAATTGAAGCAGCTGACAACGTACAAAAATACAAATATGTTGTAAAAATGGTAGCTCATTTAAATGGTAAATCAGCTACATTTATGCCAAAACCTTTATTTGGTGACAACGGAAACGGTATGCACGTTCACCAATCAATCTGGAAAGATGGTAAAAACTTATTCTATAAAGAAGGTGAGTACGGAAACCTTTCTGAAATGGCAAGACACTATGTAGGTGGTATCTTCAAACACGCTAGAGCAGTTGCTGCGTTTACTAACCCATCAACAAACTCTTATAAAAGATTAATCCCAGGATTTGAAGCTCCTTCAATCTTAACTTACTCTTCTCAAAATAGATCTGCATCTTGTAGAATTCCTTATGGAGCAGGAGAAAAAGCAACAAGAATCGAAATGAGATTCCCAGATTCAACTGCTTGTCCATATTTAGCATTTGCTGCAATGTTAATGGCTGGTCTTGATGGTATTGCAAACAAAATTGAACCTATTGGTCCAATGGATGAAGATTTATTCGAAATGCCATTAGATGAAATTAGAGAAAGAAAAATTCCTCAAATGCCTCATACATTAAGAGGTTCATTAGAAGCATTAATTAGAGATAATGACTTCTTAAAACCAGTATTTACACAAGATATGATTGATACATATCAACACTATAAATTTGAAACTCAAGTTTGGCCTGATGAAGCTAGACCAACAGCATTCGAATTTAAATCAACTTATTCTTGTTAATAAGAAGATAAATATAAATAAAAAAGGTAAGCTTTTTAAGCTTACCTTTTTTTATGCCTAATTTTTATTTATTATAAGTTTAGAATTGAATATTTTGTTGTTGTGAATTATTATTTGTAGGAATTGAATCTAATTCTGGTAAAGGTGATTTATCTGTATAATACTCTTTTCTACCATTAATAATTGAAGTTTTAACTCCCTCAGGTTTTTTGAATTCTCTTTCTATCTCTGGATGAATTTGAATATATTCTTTATAAAAATGTCCAAATGCAGGACCTGCTGTTGTTCCTCCAGTTTCACTTCTTCTCATAGGAGTATTATTATCTTTCCCAAAATAAACAACTGTTTGAATAGTAGGAGAGAAACCACAGAACCAAGCATCTATATTATCATTAGTAGTTCCTGTTTTACCCGCTAGCTGGATGCCTTTCACCTTAGCTTTTCTTCCTGTACCTCTTTCAACAGTATCATACATTATTGATTTAGTTAAAAAAACTTGCTCAGGAGAACTAATATATTTATATTCTGGTTCAAATGTCATTGTTTCATTTTTTAAATTTGTAATTGAGTTAATTAAATATGGTTCAACTTGTGTTCCATCATTAGATAGTAGTGAAAAGGCTTTACTTAAATTTAAAGGTGAAATTGAAAAAGAACCAAGAGTAATTGATAGGTCTCTTGGAATATTTGTTATTCCATATGATTTTAAGCCTTTGTACATTTCATTAATTCCAACATCGGTAACTAAATTAATAGTAGCAAGGTTTCTTGATTTCATAAGAGCTTCTCTTAATGTGATAACACCTTTAAAAGTACCTCCATAGTTTTTTGGTTTCCATTTTTTCTCTTCTTCTCCAACTTTATACTCATATGTTCTTCCGATATCTGCTACTTGTGAAGCAGGAGAGTATCCTAATTCTATAGCAGTATGATATAAAAATGGTTTTACAGCAGAACCTGGTTGTCTTTCACTTTGTACAGCTCTATTAAAGTTTGATTCTTTGTAATTTATTCCTCCAACAAGGGCAAGAATTTTTCCAGTACTATTTTCTATAGAAACAAGTGCACCGTTTAAAGTATCAATAAAATATCCCTCTTCTACAGGTTCTCCATTTAAGTCAACATTGTTTGCAGAATTTTTTTGAAGCCATGCATCCCTTGCTAAAATTTTGTCATATGCAACTTTTAAAGACTCTCTACCAATTCTTTGAGCTTCTAAATCAATTGTTAAGTTAACAGTATATCCACCTGTTTTAATATCAGGGATATCTTTCTTTAAAAGTTTTAATGCATAATCTATAATATAAGGAGCTTTATTTAAAGTAAGTGTATCATCATAAACAGTTGGAATATAGTTTATTGCTTCTTTATATTGAGTCTCGTTTATCCAACCTAATTTATGCATTCTACTTACAACTTGGTTAGCTCTTGTAAGTGAATATTTTAAGTTTCTTGTTGGATCATAAAAACTTGGAGCTTTTGGAAGCCCAACTAAGATTGCAATTTCTTTAAGATTTAGTTCATATAAATCTTTTCTAAAATAACCTTTAGCTGCAGTTCTAATTCCATAATACCCATGTCCAAAATATACTTCATTCAGATATCTTTCTAAAATTTGTTCTTTTGTTAAGATAGTTTCTAGTCTTATTGAAAGAAGTGCCTCTTTAATTTTTCTAATAAGTTTTTTTTCTCTAGTAAGAACAATACTTTTAACTAACTGTTGAGTAAGTGTACTTGCTCCTTCAACATATCCCATGGCTTTAATATTTTTAATCATTGCTCTTGAAATTGCATCTGGATTTACACCTGAATGTTCAAAAAATTGTGTATCTTCAATAGCAACTAATGCTTCAACAACTCTTGCAGGAATATTGTCATAATCTACATACAGTCTATGCTTTTTATCAAAAATATTTGCAATAAGTTTTCCATTTTTATCATAAAACTGTGTAGTTACGTTTGGTTTATAATTTACAATTGCATCAATATCATGTCTAATTTCTGAATATAAATGTAGTAACCAACCAGAAATTGCAATTCCTACAAATACAATAAAAGCAAAAAAATATTTAATCATACTATTTCCTAAATTCTTTATTTTTAAATGTTGAGTTTATTAACTTTTTCGTATATTCCTCTTTAGGATTAGTTAATACCTCTTTAGTTAAACCTTGTTCAACAATAGCTCCATCTTTTATGATAATAAGCTCCTCACATAAGTTTTTTATAGATTCAATATCATGGGTAACAAAAAGAATAAGCAAATTTAATTTTTCACTTATGTCTTTTATTAAATTAAGTATTGTTTCTTTTGATGTTTCATCTAAAGCTGTAGTTGGTTCATCTAATAATAATAGTTTAGCATTATTAGATAAAGCAATAGCTATAACAACTCTTTGAAGTTGTCCTCCACTTAACTCTTTTGGAAAACGATTAAGAAGAGAAATTTCTAATCCTACTAACTTTAAAAGCTCTTTTTTTCTATTCTCCTCACAAAAGAATTGATCCTTAATTTTTGTCATAGGCGATAAAGAAGTAAAAGGATTTTGAGGAATAAAACCTATTGTTTTATAGTTGATATCAAAGTTAGAAGATATTTTTTTTTCACAAGACAAAGTAGAGGGAAGTAAATTTAATATAGCTTTTAAAGTAAGAGATTTTCCACTTCCACTTTGTCCTATTAATGCTGTAGAGTTTTTTATAGAAAAACTAATATCTACTAATTTCTTATTATCTACTTTTATGAGTAGTTTTTTGATATCTACAGCTTTAGACATAATTAAACTAGAGCCTCATCCATTTCTTTTGGAATATCAAGATTCATAAGTTTAAGTATAGTTGGAGCAATATTATTTAAACTTCCTGTTTTTACTTTTTTTACATTATCTGCCATAACAAAACAATATACATCCCCAACAGTGTGATTTGTTAAAGTTTTACCTGTTTCATCTTTCATCATTTCACAGTTTCCATGATCACTTGTTAAAACAACACTATATTCAAGCTCTTTTGCTTTTTCAAAGATAGCTCCAAGTTCTTTATCAACAGCTTCAACAGCTTTTACTCCAGCTTCATAAATGCCAGTATGACCAACCATATCTCCATTTGCAAAATTCACAACAATAAAGTCAGTTTCATTATCCATTGCTCTTTGAACTTCAATACTTACTTCAGGTGCACTCATTTCAGGTTTTAAATCATAAGTTGCAACATCAGGTGATGGAATTAAAACTCTACTTTCATTTAATACAGGTTCTTCAACTCCTCCATTAAAAAAGAAAGTTACGTGTGCATATTTTTCTGTTTCTGCTGTGTGTACTTGAGAAAGTCCTGCATTTGAAATAACTTCTGCTAAAGTATTTTTTGGAGTCTCTTTTGGAAATAGTATTGGAAGAGGTAAGTTTTTATCATATTGTGTCATTGTTGCAATATTTAAATTACCTTCAAACTTATCAAATTCACTAAATTGTTTATTTGCTAAAGCTGTTGAGATTTCTCTCATTCTATCAGATCTAAAGTTGCAGAAAATCAAACCATCATTTTCTTTTAATCCTTCGTATCCTTCAAAAGCAGTAGGTTCAATGAACTCATCATATATATCTTCTTTATATGAATTCTCAACATACTCTAAAATATTTGAAGATATATTTGGAGTTGCAAAAGCTACTACGTCATGACCTTTTTTAACTCTTTCCCATCTATTATCTCTATCCATAGTATAATATCTTCCAGCAATAGTAGCAATTTTAATATCTTCATCACAAATATCTATAAGTTGTTTGATATATTTATTTACACAATTTGGTGCAACATCTCTTCCATCTGTAATCACATGAATAAATACTTTTTTATTTTTATCTTTTGCAATTTTTGCTAATGCAATTATGTGTTTGATATGAGAGTGAACACCACCATCACTAATTAGACCTAAAAGATGAATATTATTAGATTTATCAATTGTTGTTTTTAGAGTTTCATTATCTTTTAATGTATTATTTTCTATAGCCATATTTATTTTTACTAAATCTTGGTATAAAACTCTTCCACTTCCTATTGTCATGTGTCCTACTTCAGAATTACCCATTTGTCCATTAGGTAATCCTACATGGTCTCCGTAAGTATGAATTAATGAGTAAGGAATATTTTTAAATAAGTAGTCATATGTTGGTGTAGAGGCATTTGTAAATGCATTAAATTTGTCTGATTCATTGTGCCCAATTCCATCAGTAATTATTAATATTGCTTTTTTCGTCATAATATAACCTTAGTAAAATTATTAAGTTAAGTTTTAGTATAATCTCGCGATTATATCAAAACTTTCTACTATCTTCGCTGAAGTATAATCTTATAAATAAGACTAAAAAGTTTTGAAGAATTCGGGATAATTTCCCACTAATTAAGGTTTCAATTTGTTTTATTGGTTTTATAGACACTTAGACATAAATATTTTTCAATATATCTCAGTTCGTGCAGGTCTTGCATTTTTTATATCATTTTTTCTTACAATGTATTTGTTACCAAAATTTGTAAGGTGGGCTAAATCAAAGAAAGCCTCACAGCCTATTTATGAATATGCTCCTAACTCTCATCAAGAAAAAGCTGGAACACCAACTATGGGTGGAGTAGTATTTATTTTTTCAACTATTATTGCAACATTATTAACTGTAAAGCTTAATAATTTTTATGTAGTTGGTTCTTTATTAACACTTGGGCTTTTCTCTTTAATTGGAATGAAAGATGATTTTTCAAAGATTGCAAAAAATGCAAATAATGAAGGATTGTCTTCAAGGGCAAAATTAATTTTACAATTTATAGCTGCCTTGATAGTAGCCGGGGTATTAATAACTTATAATCACACAACAACACTATATACACCTTTTTATAAATATCCTTTATTTGATATGGGAATATTTGCATTAGTTTTTTGGATATTAGTAATGGTTGCTGCATCAAATGCGGTAAATTTAACTGATGGTTTAGATGGTTTAGCAACAGTACCCTCTGTAATGGGACTATTTACTTTATCTGCAATTGTATATGTAAGTGGACATGCAATTTTTTCTTCATATTTATTATTACCTAATATTAAAACATCAGGAGAATTAGCAATTGTAGGAACAGCAATGATTGGCTCTTTAATTGCCT includes these proteins:
- a CDS encoding undecaprenyl-diphosphate phosphatase yields the protein MTIYDSLILGIIEGLTEFLPISSTGHLIVASEFLGIDQTNVNKAYEVIIQFAAILAVVLNYPSKFTFSHINLWTKVLIAFLPIATIGFIFSDQVKAMFSIQIVAWMFIIGGIVFLIVEKFYDESKHITSDVEDISFKQSLYIGLAQIFALIPGTSRAGSSIIGAMLVGLNRKASAEFSFLLAFPVMCATTGYDLLKHHEELFIAGNFINLAIGFIVSFLVAFVAIKLFLKFLENFTFVAFGIYRIVFGILLLSFA
- a CDS encoding FtsW/RodA/SpoVE family cell cycle protein — encoded protein: MHSNKNQIKNNRVYQADYVLFLLVSLLIITSIIFSYSLSVYTVQYYEYSQFHFFIRQLFVGVVSILVMWVFSLLSPDKIVNKLGMFLFISFFILMAIMPFLPSSLVTASGGANRWIRLPGFSLSPVEFFKIGFIYFLSWSFHRRLIEIPKKITLKEEFILLLPYFFSFIIIVFIIAFLQKDLGQVVLLGGILFILLIFANRSYKVFVTLGLVGLLALVGLILAAPHRIQRIFSWWAMVQDGILMVLPSWADKYLRIEDLPEPYQVSHSLNAMNNGGFFGQGIGLGDIKLGFLSEVHTDFVLAGVTEEIGFIGLVFITAIMFLIVLRIFKISGRVENKIYHLFTIGVALMIIIAFLINSYGISGMIPIKGIAVPLLSYGGSSMLSMAIAIGMVLSISKSVDMKKKVK
- a CDS encoding MoaD/ThiS family protein; its protein translation is MVKVEFLGPINKEALNVEISNLNELSTLLKEDQDVSKWLETCAVAVNDTLVASKDVALSDGDKVSLLPPVCGG
- a CDS encoding MqnA/MqnD/SBP family protein is translated as MLFAKIDFINLLPFHVYIKRNIKSNQVKAIIEYKKSYPSVINKKFKKRKVDSAFISSIASRGEKRLDFGIIARADVQSVILIPGEEKEDYQSETSNALAKVLGLKGKVLIGDKALKYFHDSKDKDFIDLALAWQDKYNLPFVFATLCFNKNKKYLKKVTKRFDKRKIYIPQYILESYSKRSGIPKKAITEYLKKIDYDIGIKEKRAIKKFLQLTKSL
- the murG gene encoding undecaprenyldiphospho-muramoylpentapeptide beta-N-acetylglucosaminyltransferase translates to MKKSVVVTGGGTGGHLKVADAFIEEFHKRGYKVIFIGSANGQDPNWFEDDKRLKKAIFLDTRGVVNKNIFGKIQSLMQIVSQVNKCRAIFQKFKVSTVVSVGGFSAAPATLAAITTVDCYLFIHEQNSVMGKLNEKTARFASEVYSSFLVDSPIKDYPVSEEFFDNARIRDELKTVIFLGGSQGAKAINDFALSVAKDLKKLNLKIIHQTGKNDFDRVEKEYKKLGIEADVFAFSDDLALKMGKADFAVSRSGASTLWELCANSLPTLFIPFPYAAKDHQYTNAKFLEDKGLCYVLRENELSSEKFMNILKKDNYSISKKLVDSIKYNAIESIVDDMLGKA
- a CDS encoding ATP-binding cassette domain-containing protein, translated to MSKAVDIKKLLIKVDNKKLVDISFSIKNSTALIGQSGSGKSLTLKAILNLLPSTLSCEKKISSNFDINYKTIGFIPQNPFTSLSPMTKIKDQFFCEENRKKELLKLVGLEISLLNRFPKELSGGQLQRVVIAIALSNNAKLLLLDEPTTALDETSKETILNLIKDISEKLNLLILFVTHDIESIKNLCEELIIIKDGAIVEQGLTKEVLTNPKEEYTKKLINSTFKNKEFRK
- the glnA gene encoding type I glutamate--ammonia ligase — translated: MGKFVNNTEEFFKFCEENEVKFVDFRFSDLKGMWHHLTYMMNAVSADQLEGGMPFDGSSVDAWQPINKSDMILKPDVETAFLDPFTADSTIIVFCDVYDIYKGQMYEKCPRSIAKKSLEHLADAGIGDVAYFGPENEFFIFDDVKIRDDINESYYRVDSEEGCWSDDTDYEMGNMGHRPRTKGGYFPVQPTDSMVDLRAEMMQILEQVGLEVVLGHHEVAQAQGEIGIVFGDLIEAADNVQKYKYVVKMVAHLNGKSATFMPKPLFGDNGNGMHVHQSIWKDGKNLFYKEGEYGNLSEMARHYVGGIFKHARAVAAFTNPSTNSYKRLIPGFEAPSILTYSSQNRSASCRIPYGAGEKATRIEMRFPDSTACPYLAFAAMLMAGLDGIANKIEPIGPMDEDLFEMPLDEIRERKIPQMPHTLRGSLEALIRDNDFLKPVFTQDMIDTYQHYKFETQVWPDEARPTAFEFKSTYSC
- a CDS encoding molybdenum cofactor biosynthesis protein MoaE, translating into MNNKKLQLFDGKLPVEDITNAWYDEFKNSNYGAIITFVGVVRDENSIDGLSFDIYEPILNSWFDSWQEKANEKNAIVLMAHSKGDVLNHESSYIAAVCSPKRRVALEMIDEFVEDFKAQAPIWKYDIIDGKRVYAEDRSTKIQGSGILN
- a CDS encoding histidinol-phosphatase, with product MSIIKQRIDLHNHTSLCNHANGTTEEYIKRAIEIGIDVFGFSDHAPMPFDPKYRMDISQKEFYENDVKFLQNKYKDKIEILLAYEVDFMQDKNLMLDEILKADVDYLIGSVHFIQEKNNNLWGFDNPEFIGKYKEKNIDDIWADYFSAIEELAKSRLFDMVGHLDLIKVFKYLPNKDIKMIAKKAMLEIKKANMVLEINAAGLRKPIAQTYPSKELLELAYELDIPIAFSSDAHEIEQIGFKYDEVTKLAKDIGYTTCIKFKSREKIVVKF
- a CDS encoding penicillin-binding protein 1A; the encoded protein is MIKYFFAFIVFVGIAISGWLLHLYSEIRHDIDAIVNYKPNVTTQFYDKNGKLIANIFDKKHRLYVDYDNIPARVVEALVAIEDTQFFEHSGVNPDAISRAMIKNIKAMGYVEGASTLTQQLVKSIVLTREKKLIRKIKEALLSIRLETILTKEQILERYLNEVYFGHGYYGIRTAAKGYFRKDLYELNLKEIAILVGLPKAPSFYDPTRNLKYSLTRANQVVSRMHKLGWINETQYKEAINYIPTVYDDTLTLNKAPYIIDYALKLLKKDIPDIKTGGYTVNLTIDLEAQRIGRESLKVAYDKILARDAWLQKNSANNVDLNGEPVEEGYFIDTLNGALVSIENSTGKILALVGGINYKESNFNRAVQSERQPGSAVKPFLYHTAIELGYSPASQVADIGRTYEYKVGEEEKKWKPKNYGGTFKGVITLREALMKSRNLATINLVTDVGINEMYKGLKSYGITNIPRDLSITLGSFSISPLNLSKAFSLLSNDGTQVEPYLINSITNLKNETMTFEPEYKYISSPEQVFLTKSIMYDTVERGTGRKAKVKGIQLAGKTGTTNDNIDAWFCGFSPTIQTVVYFGKDNNTPMRRSETGGTTAGPAFGHFYKEYIQIHPEIEREFKKPEGVKTSIINGRKEYYTDKSPLPELDSIPTNNNSQQQNIQF